One genomic window of Pseudomonadales bacterium includes the following:
- a CDS encoding TonB-dependent receptor, which yields MKKKLSIILSALLVNGFSYASEEVGAEEELFPFFGGEEMISIATGYSKAISKAPAVASVITSEDIKRMGATDIDMVLETIPGLHVARDVVAHNPIYTFRGIYADFNPQVLMLINGVPVTNLFHGDRNLVWGGMPVQAIERIEVIRGPGSAIYGADAFAGVINVVTKGPEDISGVSSGIRYGSFRTKDAWLSVGDSAGGVKYSAVIEMHKTEGQDEKIEADAQSLLDMLSGTNASYAPESMNLGRESWDARFQLDYKTVIVRAGAQVRKNVENGAGAAQALDPVNRFGSERLNADVTFQDELYGGDLEFMVQLSYLQTSQEVEDDLVLFPPGSTGPFAPPIGIFANGVIGDPEVYEKHTRFNFFVDYHGFLEHKLRMGAGYYYGDVYRVEEEKNFGFRPDGSVIMPGEAKVNVSDTPYVFLREDDRENKFIYFQDVWQLANDWELTAGIRYDHYSDFGSTTNPRAALVWSARHDLTVKALYGEAFRAPSFGQTRAINNPSILGNPELNPETIKSYEVAFDYRPRYDLSLIANLFYYKWEDIIQFIPDPGGSRTAQNAGEQLGHGMEFEVKWEASENLTLSGNFAWQKSKDENLDADAANAPEKQLYGRADWDFAEDWNLNLQANWVMGRNRVKGDPRNEIDDYVLVDLTMRRTNLWKNFEAALMVRNLFDEDAREPSPNGDPVPFIPDDLPLAGRSILGELRYQF from the coding sequence ATGAAAAAAAAGTTAAGTATTATATTATCGGCGCTATTAGTGAATGGATTCTCATATGCGAGTGAAGAAGTAGGCGCTGAAGAAGAATTATTTCCTTTTTTTGGCGGTGAAGAAATGATTAGTATTGCTACTGGATACAGTAAAGCCATTTCTAAAGCTCCTGCTGTTGCCTCTGTCATTACCTCTGAAGACATAAAAAGAATGGGTGCGACGGACATAGATATGGTTCTCGAAACTATCCCCGGACTTCACGTGGCTAGAGATGTGGTTGCTCATAACCCTATTTATACTTTTAGGGGCATATACGCTGATTTCAACCCTCAAGTTTTAATGTTGATTAATGGGGTTCCGGTAACTAACTTATTTCATGGTGACAGAAATCTGGTATGGGGGGGGATGCCTGTTCAGGCCATTGAAAGAATTGAAGTTATTCGTGGCCCAGGGTCAGCTATCTATGGAGCGGATGCTTTTGCTGGTGTAATTAATGTGGTCACAAAAGGACCGGAGGATATATCCGGGGTGAGCTCGGGAATAAGATACGGCAGCTTTAGAACTAAAGATGCTTGGTTATCTGTTGGCGATTCAGCAGGGGGGGTTAAATACTCTGCAGTTATCGAGATGCATAAAACTGAGGGACAAGATGAAAAGATTGAAGCTGATGCTCAATCTTTATTGGACATGCTGTCGGGAACAAATGCGTCTTATGCTCCTGAATCGATGAACTTGGGAAGAGAAAGTTGGGATGCAAGGTTTCAATTAGATTACAAGACAGTGATTGTCAGGGCGGGCGCGCAAGTCAGAAAGAATGTTGAAAATGGAGCTGGAGCGGCACAAGCTTTAGATCCGGTGAATCGCTTTGGCAGTGAAAGGCTGAACGCAGATGTAACCTTCCAGGATGAATTATATGGTGGGGATTTAGAATTTATGGTTCAGTTAAGCTACCTGCAAACTTCTCAAGAAGTTGAAGATGATCTGGTTTTATTTCCCCCAGGCTCTACAGGACCATTTGCTCCTCCTATAGGGATTTTTGCTAATGGAGTAATTGGAGACCCTGAAGTATATGAGAAACATACAAGGTTTAACTTTTTTGTGGACTATCATGGGTTCTTAGAGCATAAACTGCGAATGGGGGCTGGTTACTACTACGGAGATGTTTATAGAGTTGAAGAAGAGAAGAATTTTGGTTTCCGGCCAGACGGCTCTGTCATTATGCCTGGGGAAGCAAAGGTAAACGTAAGTGATACCCCATACGTGTTTTTGAGAGAAGATGACCGGGAAAACAAGTTTATTTATTTTCAGGATGTGTGGCAGTTAGCTAATGACTGGGAATTAACGGCGGGTATTCGTTACGATCATTATTCTGATTTTGGCAGTACAACAAACCCTCGAGCCGCATTGGTGTGGTCAGCTCGACATGATTTAACTGTTAAGGCTCTTTATGGTGAAGCGTTCAGGGCACCGTCTTTTGGGCAAACTAGGGCTATCAATAACCCCTCTATTTTGGGGAATCCTGAATTAAACCCAGAAACAATAAAAAGTTATGAAGTAGCATTTGATTACCGACCAAGATACGACCTGTCTTTGATTGCTAACCTTTTTTATTATAAATGGGAAGATATCATTCAATTTATTCCTGACCCTGGTGGCAGTAGAACAGCGCAAAATGCAGGTGAACAACTGGGGCATGGCATGGAGTTTGAGGTTAAATGGGAAGCATCTGAAAACTTGACGTTATCCGGAAATTTCGCCTGGCAAAAATCCAAGGATGAAAATCTGGATGCCGATGCTGCCAATGCTCCGGAGAAACAGCTGTATGGACGCGCTGATTGGGATTTTGCGGAGGACTGGAATTTGAACCTTCAGGCTAACTGGGTGATGGGTAGAAACCGGGTGAAAGGTGATCCGCGCAATGAGATTGATGATTATGTGTTGGTCGATTTAACCATGCGTCGAACCAACTTGTGGAAAAATTTTGAAGCAGCACTGATGGTCAGGAACCTTTTTGATGAAGATGCCAGAGAACCTTCGCCTAACGGTGATCCTGTGCCTTTTATCCCCGATGAC
- a CDS encoding citryl-CoA lyase: MSEEKKQEKITTKIWREEPESDNPFAASVCYCSGFDVYGDLLGKASYIEYLYLLFKLEPPTREQAKLLEGLAVGLANPGPRDHSVRAAMSAGAGGSTHASALIAAIGVGAGNLNGGREVYTAINYWRQCGADLDAWVTMIKEPPVEERADVWHHMEHAPGFDPNGASCPKPVRQFLEYLSSVSPGGSLLWLNKNREALEKTADCPLAMSGVAAAALNDLEFTADQAEIIYMLLRLPGAAAHSLEQEKLGWRRYPFFADGLKLTNDPGPVNDKKESV, from the coding sequence ATGTCTGAAGAAAAAAAACAGGAAAAAATTACTACTAAAATCTGGCGGGAAGAGCCGGAATCCGACAACCCTTTCGCAGCTTCGGTCTGTTATTGCTCTGGCTTTGATGTGTATGGTGATCTGCTAGGGAAAGCCAGCTATATCGAGTACCTTTACCTCCTTTTTAAGCTGGAACCGCCGACTCGTGAGCAGGCGAAATTACTGGAGGGGCTGGCCGTTGGTCTGGCTAATCCAGGGCCGCGGGATCACAGTGTCAGAGCAGCTATGAGTGCCGGAGCAGGTGGTTCAACCCATGCTTCTGCGCTAATTGCCGCTATTGGTGTCGGTGCCGGCAACCTCAACGGTGGCCGGGAAGTTTACACCGCGATTAATTATTGGCGACAGTGCGGGGCAGACCTGGATGCCTGGGTAACAATGATTAAAGAGCCACCGGTGGAAGAGCGCGCCGATGTCTGGCATCACATGGAGCATGCACCCGGGTTTGACCCAAATGGTGCCAGTTGCCCCAAGCCGGTGAGACAGTTTCTGGAATACTTATCGTCAGTGTCACCCGGTGGCTCTCTGCTCTGGCTGAACAAAAATCGTGAAGCACTTGAGAAAACAGCTGACTGCCCATTGGCTATGTCCGGTGTTGCTGCAGCGGCTTTGAATGATCTTGAGTTCACGGCAGACCAGGCTGAAATCATCTATATGTTACTACGTCTTCCGGGTGCAGCGGCACACTCTCTGGAGCAGGAAAAACTTGGCTGGCGGCGTTATCCGTTTTTTGCCGATGGTTTAAAGCTGACCAACGACCCTGGCCCAGTAAATGATAAGAAGGAATCAGTATGA
- a CDS encoding thiamine pyrophosphate-binding protein yields the protein MPVFEAKEEKTGIAEINAEFGDLLINYLEQLGVEYIFGIPGGAIEPLYNALARSEARGGPRAIVARHETGAAFMADGYSRNTGKLGVCCATTGPGATNLITGVASAYENNIPLLVITAQTALSTFGRGAFQESSCTGVNTVGIFEHCTRYNTLISHVDQFETKLATAIMTAFQAPMGPVHISVPLDVMRSVAPTHNPSYNLPKLLHKPSLLDDDAVEELYEEIVHARKPVFLIGDEAGEAIGTILTLAMNLEALVVVTPHGKGLVSPYHPLFRGVIGFAGHQSAMDALSDPAVDKVIAVGASLGEWATNGWDRTALLNQRLIHVEEAESNLTRTPMARLHVRGRLETIFEKLLMRYENDPRTQLHAVTENTPVTKTAEPKSPERHFTLNEEDKHYADATPIKPQRLMRELPRLFPPNTSYLADTGASFAWATHYLHPFDRRMKGKRNSRGGLFRASLDFASMGWAIGSAVGTAFAKPGEPVVCITGDGSMLMNGQEITVAVEHKLPVVFVVLNDSGYGMVRHGQRLTGAEQIGVDIAKTNFASLARAMGADSYVVSSPQDLTDLDIKSMCNRAGPTLLDIRIDKSEIPPIGMRTEAIKQDV from the coding sequence ATGCCCGTTTTTGAAGCGAAAGAGGAAAAGACAGGGATAGCAGAAATAAATGCCGAATTTGGTGATTTATTGATCAATTATCTCGAGCAACTGGGTGTTGAATATATATTTGGTATTCCCGGTGGGGCAATTGAACCTCTTTACAATGCCCTGGCGCGCAGTGAAGCCAGGGGTGGGCCTCGCGCAATAGTGGCTCGCCATGAAACCGGCGCAGCCTTCATGGCTGATGGCTATTCCCGCAATACCGGCAAGCTCGGTGTCTGCTGCGCGACGACGGGGCCAGGTGCTACCAATCTGATTACAGGGGTGGCGTCAGCTTATGAAAATAATATTCCCTTACTCGTGATTACTGCGCAAACGGCGCTATCAACGTTTGGTCGAGGGGCCTTTCAGGAGTCTTCCTGCACAGGTGTTAATACCGTCGGAATTTTTGAGCACTGCACCCGATACAACACTTTGATATCGCATGTGGATCAGTTTGAAACAAAACTGGCTACGGCAATAATGACCGCTTTTCAGGCGCCGATGGGTCCCGTACATATCAGCGTACCTTTGGATGTTATGCGTTCGGTTGCTCCCACCCATAACCCCAGCTACAACCTCCCCAAGCTGCTGCACAAACCGTCGTTATTGGATGACGATGCAGTTGAAGAACTCTACGAAGAAATTGTGCATGCACGGAAACCGGTGTTTTTGATTGGCGATGAAGCTGGCGAAGCCATCGGTACTATTCTCACCCTGGCAATGAATCTCGAAGCCTTGGTAGTAGTAACACCTCATGGGAAAGGTCTGGTCAGTCCGTACCATCCTCTTTTCAGGGGCGTCATTGGTTTTGCGGGGCATCAAAGTGCTATGGACGCACTTTCCGATCCAGCCGTTGATAAAGTGATTGCCGTTGGCGCCAGTCTTGGGGAGTGGGCCACGAATGGCTGGGATCGAACCGCACTGTTAAATCAACGGTTAATACATGTTGAGGAAGCGGAGTCGAATCTCACCCGGACGCCGATGGCCAGGCTGCATGTGAGGGGACGTTTGGAAACCATTTTTGAAAAGCTGTTGATGCGTTACGAAAATGACCCCAGAACACAGCTTCATGCGGTCACTGAGAATACGCCCGTCACAAAAACTGCAGAGCCGAAATCACCTGAGCGTCACTTCACACTAAACGAAGAAGACAAGCATTACGCCGACGCTACACCAATAAAACCCCAGCGGTTAATGAGGGAATTGCCGCGTTTGTTTCCACCAAATACCAGCTATCTGGCCGATACCGGCGCAAGCTTCGCGTGGGCAACGCACTACCTGCACCCGTTTGATCGTCGTATGAAGGGAAAACGCAATTCCCGGGGAGGTCTGTTTCGAGCGTCATTGGACTTTGCTTCCATGGGGTGGGCAATAGGTAGCGCTGTTGGTACTGCTTTTGCCAAACCCGGAGAGCCGGTAGTCTGTATCACCGGAGATGGCAGCATGCTGATGAACGGTCAGGAAATTACCGTGGCGGTTGAGCATAAATTACCCGTGGTGTTTGTCGTGCTCAATGACAGTGGCTACGGTATGGTGCGTCACGGACAGCGCTTAACCGGAGCTGAACAGATCGGGGTCGACATCGCGAAAACCAATTTTGCCTCTCTTGCCAGAGCAATGGGTGCTGATAGTTATGTAGTCTCATCGCCACAGGATCTGACGGATCTGGATATCAAGTCAATGTGTAACAGGGCAGGGCCCACCCTGCTCGATATCCGGATTGATAAATCAGAAATCCCCCCCATTGGTATGCGAACAGAGGCAATCAAGCAGGATGTCTGA
- a CDS encoding MFS transporter translates to MTSSQNSQTQQPGLLANLAFNIVIPTLILTKLSGDNWLGTQLALVTALLFPIAYGVKEFHKSRKVNFFSALGFISVLLTGGIGLLELDPAYIAIKEATIPAIFGIATMISLKTPWPLVKTFLYNDTILETDRIALALEEKHSRGQFELRLVRASWLIAGSFFLSAVLNYILATTIVTGQPGSVEFNEQLGEMTALSFPVIAIPCMLVMMGALFYLFRGITHLTGLPLEEIIRHKH, encoded by the coding sequence ATGACTTCAAGCCAAAACAGCCAGACTCAGCAACCCGGATTGTTGGCCAACCTCGCCTTTAACATCGTTATTCCCACATTAATCCTGACAAAGCTCAGCGGGGACAACTGGCTTGGCACTCAGTTGGCATTGGTGACGGCACTGTTATTCCCCATTGCATATGGGGTAAAAGAATTTCATAAAAGCCGAAAAGTCAATTTCTTCTCGGCGTTAGGTTTTATCAGCGTACTGTTAACGGGCGGAATAGGGCTGCTGGAGTTGGACCCCGCCTACATCGCTATAAAGGAAGCAACTATCCCTGCGATATTTGGCATTGCCACCATGATTTCCCTCAAAACACCCTGGCCCCTGGTAAAAACCTTTCTGTATAACGACACTATTCTTGAAACTGACCGCATCGCTTTGGCTCTGGAAGAAAAACACTCCAGGGGCCAGTTTGAGCTGCGCCTCGTCAGGGCCTCCTGGCTGATTGCCGGTTCTTTTTTCCTGTCCGCAGTGCTGAATTACATCCTGGCAACGACTATCGTGACAGGACAACCTGGCTCTGTAGAGTTTAACGAACAACTGGGTGAAATGACTGCCCTCAGCTTTCCCGTCATCGCAATTCCGTGCATGCTGGTCATGATGGGCGCGCTGTTCTACCTGTTCAGAGGCATTACCCATCTTACCGGCCTGCCTCTTGAAGAGATTATTCGTCACAAACACTAG
- a CDS encoding YciI family protein, whose amino-acid sequence MWYAVISEDIPNSLEKRLSARPDHLARLEKLKADGRLLIAGPHPAIDSQAPGEAGFTGSLVVAEFDSLTSAQAWADADPYMKEGVYRKVTVKPYLKVLP is encoded by the coding sequence ATGTGGTATGCCGTTATCAGCGAAGATATTCCAAACAGCCTCGAAAAAAGGCTGTCTGCCCGCCCGGACCACTTGGCCCGGCTGGAAAAACTGAAAGCCGATGGCCGACTACTGATCGCAGGCCCCCACCCCGCCATTGACAGCCAGGCACCCGGTGAGGCAGGCTTTACCGGCAGTCTGGTCGTTGCCGAGTTTGACTCACTGACATCTGCTCAGGCATGGGCCGATGCAGACCCTTACATGAAAGAAGGGGTTTACCGGAAAGTTACCGTAAAGCCTTATTTAAAAGTGCTACCCTGA
- a CDS encoding TIGR04211 family SH3 domain-containing protein has translation MTRQRQTNRLAILKTLAVILLTAPLLFASTWLQAETRYISDDLRVPLRKTPCNRCAILHHGLKSGTSLKVVEDNNDGWTHVTTSGGLDGWLPTQYLVTQQIARHRIIKVEKQLAATKADNIALQQQLQDLTEANQSLTSQLTSVQTESGSISAELNNIRKISASAISIQQQNEELLTKNRMLQGEIDILSATNEQLRSNEHQSWFLYGGLSVFMGALLTILIPRLKRRKKFSEWG, from the coding sequence ATGACAAGACAGCGACAAACAAACCGGCTAGCAATACTGAAAACACTTGCCGTCATTTTACTGACAGCACCTCTTTTGTTTGCCTCCACTTGGCTCCAGGCTGAAACCCGATATATTTCGGATGATCTGCGTGTGCCCCTGAGAAAAACACCCTGCAACCGCTGCGCCATACTGCATCACGGTTTGAAAAGTGGTACGTCTTTGAAGGTGGTAGAAGATAATAATGATGGCTGGACCCATGTCACCACTTCGGGTGGACTTGATGGCTGGCTGCCCACTCAATATCTGGTGACGCAACAAATTGCGCGGCACCGGATAATCAAAGTAGAAAAACAGCTGGCGGCGACCAAAGCTGACAATATTGCTCTTCAACAGCAGTTGCAGGACTTGACCGAAGCTAATCAGTCACTGACATCACAGCTTACTTCAGTACAAACGGAAAGCGGCAGCATCAGTGCTGAACTCAACAATATTCGCAAAATTTCTGCCAGCGCCATTTCTATCCAGCAACAAAATGAAGAACTACTGACAAAGAACCGAATGCTGCAGGGTGAAATCGATATACTGAGCGCCACCAATGAGCAACTGCGCAGTAATGAGCACCAAAGCTGGTTTCTCTATGGCGGCCTCTCAGTATTTATGGGTGCACTACTTACCATTTTGATACCCAGACTAAAACGCAGGAAAAAATTCAGCGAATGGGGTTAA
- a CDS encoding peptidylprolyl isomerase, translating into MGLIHRFIAICFLCCTLVLALSAHAADNLQAQKQSSPVVRLSTDYGDIVLALYPEKAPATVENFLNYVNSYYYDGVIFHRVVRGFVIQAGGYGFDLYPREPGAPVINESGNGLVNKPGSIAMARTSDPDSARAQFFINLSHNKNLDATPTTPGYTVFGEVVEGMGVVRKISQQPVKRAGIHQHLPRQPIMIQKARMDAHQQADL; encoded by the coding sequence ATGGGGTTAATCCATCGGTTTATCGCAATCTGCTTTTTGTGCTGTACCCTTGTACTAGCACTGTCGGCTCATGCCGCAGACAACCTACAGGCACAAAAACAATCATCACCTGTTGTCAGGCTCTCAACAGACTACGGCGACATCGTTCTGGCGTTATACCCGGAAAAAGCACCGGCCACAGTGGAAAACTTTCTCAACTATGTAAACAGTTATTACTACGATGGCGTGATCTTTCATCGGGTAGTAAGGGGCTTTGTCATACAGGCCGGCGGTTACGGGTTTGACCTCTACCCTCGTGAGCCTGGCGCTCCTGTCATCAACGAGTCAGGTAATGGTCTTGTTAATAAACCCGGCTCTATTGCGATGGCCAGAACATCAGATCCCGACTCAGCCCGCGCCCAGTTCTTCATTAACCTGAGCCACAATAAGAACCTGGATGCCACACCGACAACACCTGGTTACACGGTCTTTGGTGAGGTCGTCGAGGGAATGGGCGTTGTACGGAAAATCAGCCAGCAACCGGTAAAACGTGCAGGCATTCACCAACATCTGCCCAGGCAGCCAATCATGATTCAGAAAGCTCGCATGGATGCCCATCAGCAGGCAGACCTGTGA
- a CDS encoding pyridoxine 5'-phosphate synthase — protein MIALSINLNKIALLRNSREGNYPDLLKHAKICIDAGVNGITVHPRPDQRHIRPNDVRQLSQLVTPLSSVEFNVEGNPFADARGDYPGFIELVEETMPDQCTLVPDVDDQLTSDHGFDLFQTGEKLRPIIQRLQQKGMRVSLFMDPEIRQIEQAKLIGADRIELYTGPYAAAQNDEVLFQSLLHQHREAASYATKIGLGVNAGHDLNLNNLPHYATIPGLQEVSIGHALTVDAIEMGLVTAVQTYLSLLHEAECWHEPTN, from the coding sequence GTGATCGCACTGAGCATCAACCTGAATAAAATTGCCCTGCTTCGTAATTCCCGTGAAGGCAATTACCCGGATCTGCTTAAACACGCAAAAATCTGCATTGATGCAGGGGTCAATGGCATTACCGTTCATCCTCGCCCGGATCAGCGCCACATACGCCCCAACGACGTGCGCCAGCTCAGTCAACTGGTCACCCCCCTATCATCAGTCGAGTTCAATGTAGAGGGCAACCCTTTTGCGGATGCTCGCGGCGACTATCCCGGCTTTATTGAACTTGTTGAAGAAACAATGCCGGATCAATGCACGCTGGTGCCGGACGTCGATGACCAGCTCACTTCCGATCACGGTTTTGACCTTTTCCAGACTGGCGAAAAACTCAGGCCCATTATTCAACGGTTACAACAAAAAGGCATGCGTGTCAGCCTGTTTATGGACCCGGAAATCCGGCAGATTGAACAGGCAAAGCTGATTGGAGCGGACAGAATAGAGCTCTATACCGGCCCTTACGCTGCCGCCCAGAATGATGAAGTTCTGTTTCAGTCATTACTGCATCAACACCGGGAAGCAGCCTCTTACGCCACAAAAATCGGGCTGGGTGTTAATGCTGGACACGATCTCAACCTGAACAACCTGCCCCATTACGCCACAATCCCGGGGTTGCAAGAAGTTTCCATTGGCCACGCTCTAACCGTTGACGCCATCGAAATGGGACTTGTAACCGCTGTGCAAACCTATCTTTCACTGCTGCATGAAGCAGAGTGCTGGCATGAACCCACAAACTGA
- a CDS encoding RNA methyltransferase — protein MNPQTDHADYLERKRFFSRMLTIYGRKPVLEALQDEQIPVFRLHLAQSNKSGGIMNQIQLLAERRKIEVVFHSKEALSRISKNAKQDQGVAADLQCPNHCQLDDFLRSAPKSNYTLIALDGVTNPQNLGMIIRSVCASPAHGILLPEKGVASISPLVIKASAGTIFKSRIIRCPSLPKGLLSLKGNGATICGLSSHSQQTLADFEQHCPTVYVLGNETHGVSPEVNKTCDYFIRIPMHNGVESLNVAITAALLAFRTTL, from the coding sequence ATGAACCCACAAACTGACCACGCTGACTACCTCGAGCGCAAACGGTTTTTCAGCCGAATGTTAACGATCTATGGTCGCAAACCTGTGCTGGAAGCACTGCAGGATGAGCAGATACCGGTATTCCGGTTACACCTTGCCCAGTCCAACAAATCCGGTGGCATCATGAACCAGATCCAGCTATTGGCCGAACGCCGAAAAATCGAGGTTGTCTTCCACAGTAAAGAAGCGCTGTCGCGAATCTCCAAAAATGCCAAACAGGATCAAGGTGTAGCGGCCGACCTTCAGTGTCCAAACCACTGTCAACTGGATGACTTCCTGAGAAGTGCCCCGAAAAGTAACTATACCCTGATTGCACTCGATGGCGTCACAAACCCGCAAAACCTGGGCATGATCATCCGTTCCGTATGTGCCAGCCCTGCACACGGGATACTGCTACCGGAAAAAGGGGTTGCCAGTATCTCACCGCTCGTAATCAAGGCAAGTGCAGGCACTATTTTTAAAAGCCGAATCATCCGCTGCCCATCACTGCCGAAAGGGCTCTTATCATTAAAAGGGAATGGCGCAACGATATGCGGGTTATCCTCGCACAGTCAGCAGACACTGGCTGATTTTGAGCAGCATTGCCCCACTGTTTACGTGCTGGGAAACGAGACGCACGGAGTATCTCCGGAAGTAAACAAGACCTGCGACTATTTTATTCGAATCCCCATGCACAATGGTGTCGAATCACTGAATGTAGCCATTACCGCAGCCTTGCTTGCCTTCAGAACAACACTATAG
- a CDS encoding MFS transporter, which produces MNSPVSSAQNSFRPYLNAIGSAHTSEGIRQVVFPWLVVGVLGLSADKLGLAQMVMMLPNLLLLLWGGAISDNRHLGSYLFRLYLLYSVPFIVLIGWSLLFGFSFVLIIVFGLSFGLITPFVQPAKESLLAQVTAQAVQGAIAKTTFVQFSANSVGILIASLMEQVGLYALLVAQVVMYVAAAYFFRNCHSETNVLAKKTTTLRDVVSGVQLVWGNTQLRQLMSLVAITSFVGLAVYLVAIAFLARDVYQGGASFFAVLQFCFMAGVVVANGLFIRFHHLLKRLGRALLLCYVFRAVLLLLISLRFSAEWAAALVFIWGCFYGLSTTLARSLAFSEAPSEYRSRVVSIFQLCLFGAAPFGAFAAGLLVESLGVLVAIKILSGVILLTALVGVFKGPLWNFRH; this is translated from the coding sequence TTGAATAGCCCGGTTTCTTCAGCGCAAAACAGTTTCCGTCCCTATTTGAATGCTATCGGTAGTGCTCATACTTCCGAGGGCATCAGGCAGGTAGTTTTCCCGTGGCTGGTTGTCGGGGTGTTGGGGCTGTCGGCGGACAAGCTGGGTCTGGCGCAGATGGTGATGATGCTGCCCAACCTTTTGCTGTTGCTGTGGGGCGGCGCTATTTCCGACAATCGACACCTGGGCAGCTATCTGTTCAGGCTTTATCTGCTCTACAGTGTTCCGTTTATTGTTTTGATCGGCTGGTCTTTGTTATTCGGTTTTTCCTTTGTCTTGATCATTGTATTCGGTTTGTCTTTTGGTCTGATAACACCCTTTGTGCAGCCCGCCAAAGAAAGCTTACTTGCGCAGGTGACAGCGCAGGCAGTGCAGGGAGCCATTGCCAAGACGACTTTCGTACAGTTTTCTGCTAATTCTGTTGGTATTCTTATCGCCAGTCTCATGGAGCAGGTTGGGCTGTATGCGCTCTTAGTTGCTCAAGTGGTGATGTATGTCGCCGCAGCCTATTTTTTCCGAAACTGTCACTCTGAAACAAACGTTCTTGCAAAAAAAACGACAACACTCAGGGATGTGGTTTCCGGGGTGCAGCTGGTGTGGGGCAATACCCAGTTGAGACAGCTCATGTCGCTGGTGGCAATTACCAGTTTTGTCGGACTGGCAGTCTATCTGGTAGCCATTGCGTTTTTGGCGCGGGATGTTTATCAGGGCGGGGCATCATTTTTTGCGGTATTGCAATTTTGTTTTATGGCCGGTGTTGTGGTCGCCAATGGGTTGTTCATCCGCTTTCACCACTTGTTAAAGCGTCTCGGCAGAGCCCTGTTGCTGTGCTACGTATTCAGGGCAGTGTTGTTATTGCTGATATCGTTGCGATTCAGTGCCGAGTGGGCAGCGGCTCTGGTGTTTATCTGGGGGTGTTTTTACGGTTTATCCACAACGTTGGCACGATCCCTGGCTTTTAGCGAAGCTCCTTCGGAGTACCGTTCGAGGGTAGTGTCTATTTTTCAGCTCTGTCTGTTTGGTGCAGCTCCCTTTGGCGCGTTTGCGGCAGGCCTGCTGGTTGAAAGTCTGGGAGTGCTGGTCGCCATTAAGATTTTGAGTGGTGTGATTTTATTGACTGCGTTGGTGGGTGTTTTCAAAGGGCCGCTGTGGAATTTCAGGCATTGA